In Acidimicrobiales bacterium, the DNA window ACCATCGCCTCGCCCTTCACGTCGACGGGCCTCGCCGAGGTGCCCGAGGCCGTCGGCGGCGTCTGCCCGCTGCCCGCCGCCGAGCCGTTGCCGGTGGCCCCCGCCTTCACCGGCTGAAAGACACAGCCGCAACTGCAACGGTGTCAGCACCGTTGCAGGTGGGGGAGCGATCAGGGGGCGATGGTGACCGGGACGCCGAGGTGCTGGGGGAGCTGGTCCACGAGGGACTGGATGTCGGCGTTGCTCATGCGGATGCAGCCGTTGCTCACCCGTGAGCCGATGGCGGCGTCGTCGTAGGTGCCGTGGATGGCGATCTGGGGCGGGCCGCCGCCGAAGCTCTCGAGCACCTCCGAGAACCCCGACAGGCCGATGGCGGCGATGCCGTAGGCGCTGGGTTGGGCGTAGCCCTGCATGAGGGTGGTGGTGAAGAAGGTGCCGGTGGGGGTGGGGCTGTCGTCGGCGCCGATGGCGACGGGCACGTCGAGCAGAAGCTCGTCGCCGTCGAACATCTTGAGTCGGAACCAGGACAGGCTCACCTCGATGCGGAGGTCCGTGGTGGCCTCCTGGAGGCCATCGGCCTTGATCCAGCCCGTGGTGCCGTTTGGGCGCACCGGCACCTGCACCTGGACCCAGCCGTCCTGCTCGTCCTCGACCACGAACGCGAGGGGGTCGGCGGGCGCCTGCAGACCCGGCCCCGGCTTCTCGACGGTCAGCGCCGGCGCCGGATCGTCGGGGGCGGAGAACACCTCGACCGAGGTCGCCGGGGTGGTGACCACCGTCGTCGTGTGGTCGGGGGCGGTGGTGGTCGTCGGGGCGACCGTGGTGGTCGTCGGCGCCGCGTCCTCGCCGAGATCGGGGCGGTCGGCATGGCCGCACGACGCCGCGGTGACCGCAAAGGCGGCGGCCAGCACCACGCCGACCAGCACCTGGCGCGAGCGGTGGGGTCCCCGAGGCACGGACCCGATGGTACCGAGGCGGCTCAGGTGGCCTCGGTCGCCAGCAGGGCCGCCAGCGACGCCCCGAGCTCCCACGCGGCGTCGAGGGCGGCCGCATCGGGGCTGCCGGTGACCTCCAGCACGGGCTGCGCCAGCTTCCAGCCGAGCCCCGCGGTGATGGTGGCGACGGCCCGCACCGCGCCGGAGGTGTCGTCGTTGCCGTGGACGTACAGCCCGTAGGGGCGCCCGCCGGTGGCGTCGAGGCAGGGGTAGTAGACGAGGTCGAAGAAGTGCTTGAGGGCCCCGCTCATGTACCCGAAGTTGGCCGGCGTGCCGAGGAGGTAGCCGTCGGCCTCGAGCACGTCGATGGCGGTGGCGGCGAGCGCCGGCCGGACCACGAGCTCGACGCCCTCGATGTCCGGGTGGACGGCGCCGTCGCGGGCCCGCTCGAGCAGTGACTGCACGGCCGGCGACGGCGTGTGGTGCACGAGGAGGAGGCGGGGCACCCCTCCAGGGTCGCGCACGGCAGGCCGTAGCCTGGTGGGGTGCCCGCCGACGACCTGATCGCCGCCATCCGCGACG includes these proteins:
- a CDS encoding L,D-transpeptidase; translated protein: MPRGPHRSRQVLVGVVLAAAFAVTAASCGHADRPDLGEDAAPTTTTVAPTTTTAPDHTTTVVTTPATSVEVFSAPDDPAPALTVEKPGPGLQAPADPLAFVVEDEQDGWVQVQVPVRPNGTTGWIKADGLQEATTDLRIEVSLSWFRLKMFDGDELLLDVPVAIGADDSPTPTGTFFTTTLMQGYAQPSAYGIAAIGLSGFSEVLESFGGGPPQIAIHGTYDDAAIGSRVSNGCIRMSNADIQSLVDQLPQHLGVPVTIAP
- a CDS encoding flavodoxin family protein is translated as MPRLLLVHHTPSPAVQSLLERARDGAVHPDIEGVELVVRPALAATAIDVLEADGYLLGTPANFGYMSGALKHFFDLVYYPCLDATGGRPYGLYVHGNDDTSGAVRAVATITAGLGWKLAQPVLEVTGSPDAAALDAAWELGASLAALLATEAT